A genomic window from Brassica oleracea var. oleracea cultivar TO1000 chromosome C8, BOL, whole genome shotgun sequence includes:
- the LOC106312037 gene encoding mediator of RNA polymerase II transcription subunit 28 yields MDYQPQPPPSSDPSPSPSDRPPGITSPETPSNNQNHEIEDIMACVTALEAALLPCLPARELQAIDRSPHPSHQIDVERHARDFMEAAKKLQLYFMGLKRENHAPTRAESLRKEIAVMEEELKTKEELIKKHSRLIQESQKLVKEQIEKHRVELEKV; encoded by the exons ATGGATTATCAACCACAACCGCCGCCGTCTTCTGACCCTTCCCCGTCGCCGTCTGACCGTCCTCCGGGAATCACATCACCGGAGACGCCATCTAACAATCAGAACCACGAGATTGAGGACATAATGGCTTGCGTCACGGCTTTGGAAGCAGCACTGCTGCCATGTTTGCCCGCAAGAGAGCTTCAAGCCATCGACCGCTCTCCTCATCCTTCTCACCAAA TTGATGTTGAACGTCACGCCAGAGATTTCATGGAAGCTGCTAAAAAGCTTCAGCTTTATTTCATGGGATTGAAGCGAGAAAATCACGCCCCCACAAGAGCTGAAAGTCTTAGGAAG GAGATTGCAGTCATGGAGGAAGAGCTCAAGACAAAAGAGGAGCTAATAAAGAAGCACTCAAGGCTTATCCAAGAATCACAGAAGCTAGTGAAAGAACAGATTGAGAAACACAGAGTGGAGCTGGAGAAAGTATAA
- the LOC106312328 gene encoding probable monodehydroascorbate reductase, cytoplasmic isoform 3: protein MAEKSFKYIILGGGVSAGYAAKEFASQGVKPGELAVISKEAVAPYERPALSKGYLFPEGAARLPGFHCCVGSGGEKLLPESYKQKGIELILSTEIVKADLAAKSLVSAAGDVFKYETLIIATGSTVLRLTDFGVKGADSKNILYLREIDDADKVVEAIQAKKGGKAVVVGGGYIGLELSAALRINNFDVTMVFPEPWCMPRLFTADIAAFYETYYTNKGVKIIKGTVASGFTAHPNGEVNEVQLKDGRSLEADIVIVGVGAKPLTALFKGQVEEDKGGIKTDAFFKTSVPDVYAVGDVATFPLKMYGDMRRVEHVDHSRKSAEQAVKAIKAAEGGGAVEEYDYLPFFYSRSFDLSWQFYGDNVGDSVLFGDSNPSNPKPRFGAYWVQDGKVVGAFMEGGSGDENKALAKVAKARPAAESLDDLTKEGISFAAKI from the exons ATGGCGGAGAAGAGCTTCAAGTACATCATCCTCGGCGGCGGCGTCTCAGCC GGATACGCAGCTAAGGAGTTTGCTAGTCAAGGGGTTAAACCAGGGGAATTGGCAGTTATCTCCAAAGAGGCG GTGGCTCCTTATGAACGTCCTGCTCTTAGCAAGGGCTATTTGTTTCCTGAAG GGGCGGCTAGACTCCCAGGTTTCCATTGCTGTGTTGGTAGTGGTGGAGAAAAACTGCTTCCTGAATCATACAAACAGAAAG GGATTGAGTTGATACTAAGCACAGAGATAGTGAAAGCAGATCTCGCTGCCAAGAGTCTTGTCAGTGCAGCTGGGGATGTCTTCAAATATGAGACTCTCATAATTGCAACTGGCTCTACT GTTCTGAGATTGACTGATTTTGGTGTAAAAGGTGCAGACTCTAAGAATATCCTCTATCTTAGAGAGATTGATGATGCAGACAAAGTGGTTGAAGCTATTCAAGCAAAGAAAGGTGGAAAGGCTGTGGTTGTTGGTGGAGGCTACATTGGTCTTGAGCTTAGTGCAGCTTTGAGGATCAACAATTTTGATGTCACTATGGTTTTCCCTGAACCTTGGTGCA TGCCTAGGCTTTTCACCGCCGACATTGCTGCGTTCTATGAGACTTACTATACAAACAAGGGAGTGAAGATCATTAAAGGAACAGTAGCATCTGGGTTCACCGCTCATCCAAATGGAGAG GTGAATGAAGTACAACTCAAGGATGGAAGGTCACTAGAAGCTGACATTGTGATAGTTGGAGTTGGTGCGAAACCATTGACAGCCTTATTCAAGGGACAGGTCGAAGAAGACAAAGGTGGAATTAAG ACCGATGCATTCTTCAAAACAAGTGTTCCTGATGTTTACGCTGTTGGTGACGTTGCCACTTTCCCCCTGAAAATGTATGGAGACATGAGAAGGGTCGAGCATGTTGACCATTCTCGCAAATCCGCAGAGCAAGCTGTTAAG GCGATCAAAGCGGCTGAGGGAGGCGGAGCTGTGGAGGAATACGACTACCTCCCATTCTTCTACTCCCGCTCGTTTGATCTCTCATGGCAGTTCTATGGAGACAACGTAGGAGACTCTGTCCTGTTTGGAGACAGCAATCCATCAAACCCAAAACCAAGATTTGGAGCATATTGGGTTCAAGATGGTAAAGTGGTTGGAGCATTCATGGAAGGAGGTAGTGGTGATGAGAACAAAGCCTTGGCTAAAGTGGCCAAAGCTAGACCTGCTGCAGAGAGCCTTGATGATCTTACCAAAGAAGGTATCTCCTTTGCTGCGAAGATCTGA